In Myxococcus stipitatus, the following are encoded in one genomic region:
- a CDS encoding LysR family transcriptional regulator, translating to MTQEQLQAFLRVVHEGRLSQAARGLGMSQSGLSRQLQALESELGTRLLVRTQGGTVLTDAGERFLPHAQRAMDALAAGTSELGRLSSTPRGPVLLGTLHTVGAYLMPDIIPEFVRAYPEVRPRLSEGTTASMEDGVARGTLDLAILTLPVRHTDLVVQKLWEEGVVLAVPRGHRLTKSHRPLSLADALEETWIVIPSMSGTRALEAECEARGVTPKVVLETDNAEAMRRMVERGLGVALVPELMARAPQSRGFDVVHLGKSGLKRQVALVHRGEGYLTAAARQLKESIVKSVRAMPAPWGTGGRGGTPSGPTKGRASASAESKKP from the coding sequence ATGACCCAGGAACAACTCCAGGCCTTCCTCCGCGTGGTCCACGAAGGCCGCCTGTCACAGGCGGCCCGTGGACTGGGCATGTCTCAGTCCGGGCTGTCCCGTCAGCTCCAGGCCCTGGAGTCGGAGCTGGGCACACGCCTGCTCGTCCGCACTCAAGGAGGCACGGTGCTGACGGACGCGGGGGAACGCTTCCTGCCCCATGCCCAGCGCGCGATGGACGCACTGGCGGCGGGGACGTCCGAGCTGGGGCGGCTGTCGAGCACACCGCGTGGACCGGTGTTGCTTGGCACGCTGCACACGGTGGGGGCGTACCTGATGCCGGACATCATCCCGGAGTTCGTGCGGGCGTATCCGGAGGTGCGTCCCCGGCTCAGCGAGGGCACGACGGCGTCGATGGAGGACGGCGTGGCGCGAGGCACGCTGGACCTGGCCATCCTGACGCTTCCCGTGCGCCATACGGACCTGGTGGTGCAGAAGTTGTGGGAAGAGGGCGTGGTGCTGGCCGTGCCGCGCGGACATCGGCTCACGAAGAGCCATCGCCCACTGTCACTGGCGGACGCGCTGGAGGAGACGTGGATTGTCATCCCGAGCATGTCGGGGACACGCGCGCTGGAGGCGGAGTGTGAAGCGCGCGGTGTGACACCCAAGGTGGTGCTGGAGACGGACAACGCGGAGGCCATGCGGCGCATGGTGGAGCGGGGCCTGGGCGTGGCACTGGTGCCGGAGTTGATGGCTCGGGCCCCTCAGTCGCGAGGGTTCGACGTGGTGCATCTGGGGAAGAGCGGGCTCAAGCGCCAGGTGGCGCTGGTGCATCGAGGCGAGGGCTACCTCACGGCGGCGGCGCGGCAACTCAAGGAGTCCATCGTGAAGAGCGTGCGAGCCATGCCGGCCCCCTGGGGAACAGGCGGGCGCGGTGGAACACCTTCCGGGCCCACCAAGGGACGCGCCTCCGCGTCCGCCGAGAGCAAGAAGCCGTGA
- a CDS encoding AI-2E family transporter: MASEQTARRVFTGLILLSILLLALVIQPFAKAFFLAAVLAGALYGVHSWLTRKVRGRKNISAGVVCTAVILALLVPVGGFTAFIVAEVSSGAQFVTRTVQQEGVEGLVNKLPDPLRKGVEGLMKRLPVEEVTLDEKLQQQVSSQSATAARAVTGAVAATGSIAFQTVMMLIALFFFLTDGKELVEWLESVSPLRPGETLEIMREFRSVSGAVLFSSLATAGVQSLAALIGFLIARVPAPLFFAGITFFLALIPAVGAAVVVLVAAALMFFSGHPWAALFLAIWGTVVVGLVDNIVKPLLAKRGMHQHGAIVFFSLLGGLAAFGTVGLLLGPLIVAFFLALVRIHERDYGRNHPAPDSPSTPGRDRTPDSGQLASTSTSPATSTAPERH, encoded by the coding sequence ATGGCATCCGAGCAGACCGCCCGGCGTGTGTTCACCGGTCTCATCCTGCTGTCCATCCTGCTCCTCGCCCTGGTCATCCAGCCCTTCGCCAAGGCCTTCTTCCTGGCGGCGGTGCTGGCGGGGGCGCTCTACGGCGTGCACAGCTGGCTCACCCGCAAGGTGCGCGGGCGGAAGAACATCTCGGCGGGCGTGGTGTGCACGGCCGTCATCCTCGCGCTGCTCGTGCCGGTGGGCGGCTTCACCGCCTTCATCGTCGCCGAGGTGTCTTCCGGCGCGCAGTTCGTCACCCGGACGGTGCAACAGGAGGGCGTGGAGGGGCTGGTGAACAAGCTGCCGGACCCGCTGCGCAAGGGCGTGGAGGGCCTGATGAAGCGGCTGCCCGTGGAAGAGGTCACCCTGGACGAGAAGCTCCAGCAGCAGGTCAGCAGCCAGAGCGCCACGGCGGCGCGCGCGGTGACGGGGGCCGTGGCGGCGACGGGCTCCATCGCCTTCCAGACGGTGATGATGCTCATCGCCCTCTTCTTCTTCCTCACGGACGGCAAGGAGCTGGTGGAGTGGCTGGAGAGCGTGTCCCCGCTGCGGCCCGGCGAGACGCTGGAAATCATGCGCGAGTTCCGCAGCGTGTCCGGCGCCGTGCTCTTCTCGTCGCTGGCCACCGCGGGAGTGCAGTCCCTGGCCGCGCTCATCGGGTTCCTCATCGCCCGGGTGCCCGCGCCGCTGTTCTTCGCGGGCATCACGTTCTTCCTCGCGCTCATCCCCGCCGTCGGAGCCGCCGTCGTGGTGCTGGTGGCCGCGGCGCTCATGTTCTTCAGCGGACACCCCTGGGCCGCGCTCTTCCTAGCCATCTGGGGCACGGTGGTGGTGGGGCTGGTGGACAACATCGTCAAGCCCCTGCTCGCCAAGCGCGGCATGCACCAGCACGGGGCCATCGTCTTCTTCTCGCTGCTCGGAGGTCTGGCGGCGTTCGGCACGGTGGGCCTGCTCTTGGGCCCGCTCATCGTCGCCTTCTTCCTGGCCCTGGTGCGCATCCACGAGCGCGACTACGGCCGCAACCACCCGGCCCCCGACAGCCCCTCCACGCCTGGCAGAGACAGGACGCCGGACAGCGGGCAGCTCGCCTCGACGAGCACGAGCCCCGCCACCTCGACCGCCCCCGAACGCCACTGA
- a CDS encoding TfoX/Sxy family protein, whose product MDSYAEYAMELLEKVGPIQGRRMFGGWGFYFEGRMFALISQGQLFLKVDDITRPEFEAAGCKPFVYEGKGRHVQMAYWTPPSDASDDAYEMLPWARRAVDASRRAALKKATPKQPREKKVPVAKQAPAKKKATVAKQAPAKKKAPAEKSAPARKKAPVAKQAPAKKKTARLKRS is encoded by the coding sequence ATGGACAGTTATGCGGAATACGCGATGGAGCTGCTCGAGAAGGTCGGCCCCATCCAGGGCCGGCGGATGTTCGGCGGCTGGGGCTTCTACTTCGAGGGGAGGATGTTCGCCCTCATCTCGCAGGGGCAGCTCTTCCTGAAGGTCGACGACATCACGCGGCCCGAGTTCGAGGCCGCTGGCTGCAAGCCGTTCGTCTACGAGGGCAAGGGACGGCACGTCCAGATGGCCTACTGGACCCCGCCCTCCGACGCGAGCGACGACGCCTACGAAATGCTCCCGTGGGCCCGCCGCGCCGTCGATGCGTCGCGCAGGGCCGCGCTGAAGAAGGCCACCCCCAAGCAGCCTCGCGAGAAGAAGGTGCCCGTCGCGAAGCAGGCTCCCGCCAAGAAGAAGGCGACTGTCGCGAAGCAGGCTCCCGCCAAGAAGAAGGCGCCGGCCGAGAAGTCAGCCCCCGCCAGGAAGAAGGCTCCGGTCGCGAAGCAGGCTCCCGCCAAGAAGAAGACCGCGCGCCTCAAGCGGTCTTGA
- a CDS encoding serine/threonine-protein kinase, translating into MTYLGVQLEQAVAAARTPPPVPSTELPWGPAPVTPPPPVSLAETLRPVTPVSPHGTLLQGVPTPAPPPVAAARGLVPGQTVASRYRVERWLGAGGSSTVYEAVDLDLGQRVALKVLATPHADASTIARFRQEVEHARALEHVNILRVFDVGLDGDRHFLTVELLDGVDLRQRMLEQRPTLAQTLRWLTHAAVALEHAHGRGVLHRDVKPANLFITRTGVLKLMDFGLAKSLHVMGTTAQGTVLGTPEYMAPEQVMGNPPLGPATDLYALGVVAYELCTGQLPFRHTDPVPLMFLHVQQAPVPPTTLCPSLPVPFEQVVLKLLEKRPEDRYAGAGELRSALSKLWPWALKEQA; encoded by the coding sequence GTGACATACCTCGGAGTTCAATTGGAGCAGGCCGTGGCCGCGGCGAGGACACCTCCGCCCGTGCCCTCCACCGAGCTGCCTTGGGGCCCCGCACCCGTGACACCCCCGCCCCCGGTGTCGCTCGCGGAGACCTTGCGCCCCGTCACGCCCGTGTCGCCTCATGGGACGCTGCTGCAAGGAGTCCCCACGCCCGCGCCGCCCCCCGTCGCGGCGGCGCGAGGGCTGGTGCCGGGCCAGACGGTGGCGAGCCGCTACCGCGTGGAGCGGTGGCTGGGCGCGGGAGGAAGCTCGACGGTGTACGAGGCGGTGGACCTGGACCTGGGCCAGCGCGTGGCGCTCAAGGTGCTGGCGACGCCTCACGCGGATGCGTCGACCATCGCGCGCTTCCGCCAGGAGGTGGAGCACGCGCGGGCGCTGGAGCATGTGAACATCCTGCGGGTCTTCGACGTGGGGCTGGATGGAGACCGGCACTTCCTCACGGTGGAGCTGCTGGACGGGGTGGACCTGCGCCAGCGGATGTTGGAGCAGCGGCCCACGCTCGCCCAGACGCTGCGCTGGCTCACCCACGCGGCGGTCGCGCTGGAGCACGCGCATGGACGCGGGGTGCTGCACCGGGACGTGAAGCCCGCCAACCTCTTCATCACCCGCACGGGCGTGTTGAAGCTGATGGACTTCGGGCTGGCGAAGAGCCTCCACGTCATGGGCACCACGGCGCAGGGCACGGTGCTCGGCACGCCCGAGTACATGGCGCCCGAGCAGGTGATGGGCAACCCTCCGCTGGGCCCCGCCACGGACCTGTATGCGTTGGGCGTGGTGGCCTACGAGCTGTGCACCGGCCAGCTCCCCTTCCGCCACACCGACCCCGTGCCGCTGATGTTCCTGCACGTCCAGCAGGCCCCCGTGCCTCCGACGACGCTGTGCCCCAGCCTTCCCGTTCCCTTCGAGCAGGTCGTGCTGAAGCTCCTGGAGAAGCGCCCCGAGGACCGCTACGCCGGCGCGGGTGAGCTGCGCTCGGCGCTCTCGAAGCTGTGGCCCTGGGCGCTCAAGGAACAGGCGTGA
- a CDS encoding DoxX family protein, whose amino-acid sequence MPALESTQFTAWLLQALCAAFLAILFLQSGVDKVVDWKGNLGWLTGHFAKSPLRGVVPLMLGVITLMELTAGALSAAGLVSLVTTGSPALAFWGALVSAVSLVCLFFGQRMAKDYAGAGGLVPYFLLSLAAIYVARMA is encoded by the coding sequence ATGCCGGCTCTTGAATCGACCCAGTTCACCGCGTGGCTGCTCCAGGCGCTGTGCGCCGCCTTCCTCGCCATCCTCTTCCTCCAGTCCGGTGTGGACAAAGTCGTGGACTGGAAGGGCAACCTGGGCTGGCTCACCGGCCACTTCGCCAAGAGCCCCCTCCGGGGCGTGGTGCCGCTCATGCTCGGCGTCATCACGCTGATGGAGCTGACCGCCGGGGCGCTCAGCGCCGCGGGCCTGGTCTCGCTCGTCACCACGGGCAGCCCGGCTCTGGCCTTCTGGGGCGCGCTCGTGTCCGCCGTCTCGCTGGTGTGCCTCTTCTTCGGTCAGCGCATGGCCAAGGACTACGCGGGCGCGGGTGGACTGGTGCCGTACTTCCTGTTGTCGCTCGCGGCCATCTACGTCGCGCGCATGGCCTGA
- a CDS encoding endonuclease/exonuclease/phosphatase family protein: MSLKVMTFNVLQGGEERFDDIIAFLARSPPDVLVLQECLGWDDGGRLRRVAEALDVPQDESHLVLGQSRSRPSGRCYHVAVVSRPPIRSLRVHNDRHFVGHCIVECELEAGGPVTLFGTHFDAHHEKLRYVEARYLRSLLDPSKFREGQYLLAGDLNSLSRRDAYPVDLADRLRRAGTDKFDHPPRFDVIDDVEDYGWVDTLRMRAAPSRWVTAQRNRGGVTIDYRTDYVFASPRMAERLISSDVIDVGHMSDHNPVVATFR, from the coding sequence ATGTCGCTGAAGGTGATGACGTTCAATGTGTTGCAGGGCGGCGAGGAGCGCTTCGACGACATCATCGCCTTCCTGGCGCGCTCGCCACCGGATGTACTCGTGTTGCAGGAGTGCCTCGGCTGGGACGATGGCGGACGACTGCGCCGGGTCGCCGAGGCGCTCGATGTGCCCCAGGATGAATCGCACCTGGTCCTGGGACAATCGCGCTCGCGGCCCAGTGGTCGCTGCTATCACGTCGCCGTGGTGAGCCGTCCGCCGATTCGCTCGCTGCGCGTCCACAACGACCGCCACTTCGTGGGCCACTGCATCGTCGAGTGTGAGCTGGAGGCAGGCGGGCCTGTCACCCTGTTCGGCACCCACTTCGACGCGCATCACGAGAAGCTCCGCTATGTGGAGGCGCGCTATCTGCGCTCACTCCTGGACCCGTCGAAGTTCCGTGAAGGCCAGTACCTGTTGGCCGGAGACCTCAACTCGCTCTCGAGGCGGGATGCCTATCCGGTGGACCTGGCGGACCGGCTGCGCCGGGCGGGGACGGACAAGTTCGACCACCCGCCTCGCTTCGACGTCATCGACGATGTGGAGGACTACGGCTGGGTGGACACGCTGCGGATGCGCGCGGCGCCTTCCCGGTGGGTGACGGCCCAACGCAACCGGGGCGGCGTCACCATCGACTACCGCACGGACTATGTCTTCGCCTCGCCGCGCATGGCCGAGCGGCTCATCTCCTCGGACGTTATCGACGTGGGCCACATGTCGGACCACAATCCCGTGGTGGCGACGTTCCGCTGA
- a CDS encoding lamin tail domain-containing protein translates to MLSSWRHWLVVFFLGLAACGEGVEPVAEQSALGESQASLADLRLRLMAANITSGNSQDYSLGHGTRIFQGTDPDVVMIQEFNYGSNSSADIRTFVDTAFGPQFYYYRESGAQIPNGIISRYPIIASGEWTDTQVSNRDFAWARIDIPGPKDLWVVSVHLLTANASVRNTESTNLVAYIQSNVPAGDYLAIGGDLNTDTRTEASFSTLSQVVTTTAPYPADQNGNVNTNAGRSKPYDHVLVDSDLRQYQTGVVIGGNTFSGGLVVDTRVYSPLSDLSPALAGDSGSTNMQHMAIIKDFLIPDGGAVSTVKVTSPNGGESWTAGSARTITWTSSNVASVKVDYTLNGGTSWTVLSASTPASAGSLAWTLPSTQSTQAWVRVTDTTSATVTDTSDAAFSITSTGGGTGGLIINEVLVNELGSDVAGEFVELVNTGSTALNVGGWTVWDSGAMRHTFPAGTTVPAGGVVVVVGAASGIPAGTPGAVACSTGTLSLTNSGDTVSVRNASGTIIESVTLSSALTGTDGVSANRNPDVGSSATFALHTTLSSQMSSPGRRANGTSF, encoded by the coding sequence ATGCTGTCGTCATGGCGTCACTGGCTGGTGGTGTTCTTCCTGGGGCTCGCCGCGTGTGGCGAGGGCGTGGAGCCGGTGGCGGAGCAGAGCGCGCTGGGCGAGAGCCAGGCCTCGCTGGCCGACCTTCGCCTGCGTTTGATGGCGGCGAACATCACCAGTGGCAATAGCCAGGACTACAGCCTGGGCCACGGCACCCGCATCTTCCAGGGCACGGACCCGGACGTGGTGATGATTCAGGAGTTCAACTACGGCTCGAACTCCTCGGCGGATATCCGGACCTTCGTGGACACGGCGTTCGGACCGCAGTTCTACTACTACCGGGAGAGCGGCGCGCAGATTCCCAACGGCATCATCAGCCGCTATCCCATCATCGCGTCGGGTGAGTGGACCGACACGCAGGTGAGCAACCGCGACTTCGCGTGGGCGCGCATCGACATCCCGGGCCCCAAGGACCTGTGGGTGGTGAGCGTGCACCTGCTGACGGCCAACGCCAGCGTGCGCAACACGGAGTCGACGAACCTGGTGGCGTACATCCAGAGCAACGTCCCCGCGGGCGACTACCTGGCCATCGGTGGTGACCTCAACACGGACACGCGCACGGAGGCGAGCTTCTCCACCTTGTCGCAGGTGGTGACCACCACCGCCCCGTACCCGGCGGACCAGAACGGCAACGTGAACACCAACGCGGGCCGCAGCAAGCCCTATGACCACGTGCTGGTGGACTCGGACCTGCGCCAGTACCAGACGGGCGTGGTCATCGGTGGCAACACGTTCTCCGGCGGCCTGGTGGTGGACACGCGCGTGTACTCGCCCCTCTCCGATTTGTCCCCCGCGCTCGCGGGCGACAGCGGCTCCACCAACATGCAGCACATGGCCATCATCAAGGACTTCCTCATCCCCGATGGTGGCGCCGTGTCCACCGTGAAGGTGACGTCGCCCAACGGCGGTGAGAGCTGGACGGCGGGCAGCGCGCGCACCATCACCTGGACGTCGTCGAACGTGGCGAGCGTGAAGGTGGACTACACGCTGAACGGTGGCACCTCATGGACCGTGCTGTCGGCGAGCACGCCGGCCTCGGCGGGCAGCCTGGCCTGGACGCTGCCGTCCACCCAGAGCACGCAGGCCTGGGTGCGCGTGACGGACACGACGTCCGCCACCGTCACGGACACCAGCGACGCGGCCTTCTCCATCACCTCGACGGGCGGCGGCACCGGTGGCCTCATCATCAACGAGGTGCTGGTGAACGAGCTGGGCTCGGACGTCGCGGGCGAGTTCGTGGAGCTGGTGAACACGGGCTCCACGGCGCTCAACGTGGGCGGCTGGACGGTGTGGGACTCCGGGGCGATGCGGCACACGTTCCCGGCGGGCACCACGGTGCCGGCCGGTGGCGTGGTGGTGGTGGTCGGCGCGGCGTCGGGGATTCCCGCGGGCACGCCGGGCGCGGTGGCCTGCTCGACGGGTACGCTGAGCCTGACGAACAGCGGTGACACCGTGTCGGTGCGCAACGCGTCCGGCACCATCATCGAGTCGGTGACGCTGTCGTCGGCGCTGACGGGCACGGATGGTGTCTCCGCGAACCGCAACCCGGACGTGGGCTCGAGCGCCACCTTCGCGCTGCACACCACCCTGTCCAGCCAGATGTCGTCCCCGGGCCGCCGCGCGAACGGCACGTCGTTCTGA
- a CDS encoding DUF2339 domain-containing protein, protein MAEAMEKWDVKVLGGLGAALLALAGIFLWRDLRLDKEVLLILAAAATLVLAFFELPGPWRLAAPVAVLSLSGLGGLWYAAMRHPLLLVGLGLMFAASVVTLVRAPRHDVLPPDHVRHRLVWYGLTLATIAASWAFYFHFLTLGVAEDHVARRLVLTLGWLVVGVVMVLWGRQKGAFVVRDAGFCFVAIAVGKALGYDTVNLDGTLRVVGLAAAGVLMLGGAWLTSRTPSTTSRSV, encoded by the coding sequence ATGGCCGAGGCAATGGAGAAGTGGGACGTGAAGGTGCTGGGCGGACTGGGTGCCGCGCTGCTGGCCCTGGCCGGCATCTTCCTCTGGCGGGATTTGCGCTTGGACAAGGAGGTGCTCCTCATCCTCGCGGCGGCCGCCACGTTGGTGCTGGCGTTCTTCGAACTCCCCGGGCCCTGGCGGCTCGCGGCACCGGTCGCCGTGCTGTCGCTCTCGGGCCTGGGAGGGCTCTGGTACGCGGCGATGCGTCACCCCCTGTTGCTCGTGGGGCTCGGGTTGATGTTCGCCGCGTCCGTCGTGACGCTGGTGCGCGCGCCGCGCCATGACGTGTTGCCGCCGGACCATGTGCGGCATCGGCTGGTCTGGTACGGCCTCACCCTTGCGACCATCGCGGCGTCGTGGGCCTTCTACTTCCACTTCCTCACGCTGGGCGTCGCGGAGGACCACGTGGCCCGCAGGCTCGTGCTCACGCTGGGCTGGCTGGTGGTGGGTGTCGTCATGGTCCTCTGGGGCCGCCAGAAAGGAGCCTTCGTCGTCCGTGACGCGGGCTTCTGCTTCGTGGCCATCGCGGTGGGCAAGGCGCTGGGATACGACACCGTCAACCTCGACGGGACGCTGCGCGTGGTGGGGCTGGCGGCCGCGGGTGTGTTGATGCTGGGCGGGGCATGGCTCACGTCCCGCACCCCCTCCACGACGTCCCGGAGCGTCTGA
- a CDS encoding MFS transporter — translation MDGRSLSVEPVSSAQPGAARRMATGAVLLALVVSAFEGTVVTSAMPTITRELGGQHLYSWVFSAFLFASTVGVLISGKLADRLGRKPVFFAGMGLFLVGSALCGLSQSVESLIAFRVVQGLGAGALQPTTLTISADLYTLRERAAVQGLFTGAWGAGNAVGPLIGGWLVMNASWRWVFLVNVPVGVFAALLLYFSYRDPPRRADVKLDRWGPLLAGSSAALLLFSLEPGDTWLRALCVLGAGVVGVGLVLQQRQSRAPLLPIELVKDRTVLSGVAGGIAGGALLYSMAAWVPLWMTEQGGKTPIVAGLTLLPMLLGWSVGSTFGVKLLVRGGMRLSAGVGFAVAATGAGLLALTAAYDGGTAAALVSLAVLGMGLGPAASTSLIGPQSRVPWHHRGIITSSLYATRLLGGSLTVAALALARGHFAMQFAIAAALAGTVALILAVAAPGKVPSEA, via the coding sequence ATGGATGGACGCAGCCTATCGGTGGAGCCGGTGTCCTCCGCTCAGCCCGGCGCGGCGAGGCGGATGGCCACGGGTGCGGTGCTGCTGGCCCTGGTGGTCAGCGCCTTCGAGGGCACGGTCGTCACCAGCGCCATGCCCACCATCACCCGCGAGCTGGGTGGGCAACACCTCTACTCGTGGGTCTTCTCCGCCTTCCTCTTCGCCTCCACCGTGGGCGTGCTCATCTCCGGGAAGCTGGCGGACCGGCTCGGCCGCAAGCCCGTGTTCTTCGCCGGCATGGGGCTGTTCCTGGTCGGCTCCGCGCTGTGCGGGCTGTCGCAGTCGGTGGAGTCGCTCATCGCCTTCCGCGTGGTGCAGGGCCTGGGCGCGGGCGCGCTCCAGCCCACCACGCTGACCATCAGCGCGGACCTCTACACCTTGCGCGAGCGCGCCGCCGTCCAGGGGCTCTTCACGGGCGCCTGGGGCGCGGGCAACGCCGTGGGGCCGCTCATCGGCGGCTGGCTCGTGATGAATGCCTCGTGGCGCTGGGTGTTCCTCGTCAACGTGCCCGTCGGTGTCTTCGCCGCCTTGCTGCTGTACTTCTCCTACCGAGACCCGCCGCGCCGCGCCGATGTGAAGCTGGACCGTTGGGGCCCCCTGCTCGCGGGCTCGTCGGCGGCGCTGCTCCTGTTCTCGCTGGAGCCCGGTGACACCTGGCTGCGCGCCCTGTGTGTGCTCGGCGCTGGGGTGGTGGGGGTGGGGCTCGTGCTCCAGCAGCGCCAGTCCCGAGCCCCCCTGTTGCCCATCGAACTGGTGAAGGACCGCACGGTGCTCAGCGGCGTGGCCGGAGGTATCGCCGGTGGCGCGCTGCTCTACAGCATGGCCGCGTGGGTGCCCCTGTGGATGACGGAGCAGGGGGGCAAGACGCCCATCGTCGCGGGACTGACGCTGCTGCCCATGCTGCTGGGGTGGTCGGTGGGCTCCACCTTCGGCGTGAAGCTGCTGGTTCGCGGAGGCATGCGGCTGAGCGCGGGCGTGGGCTTCGCGGTGGCCGCGACGGGCGCGGGCCTGCTGGCGCTCACCGCCGCGTATGACGGGGGCACGGCGGCCGCGCTCGTCTCGCTCGCGGTGCTGGGAATGGGCCTGGGGCCCGCGGCCAGCACCTCGCTCATCGGCCCGCAGTCGCGTGTGCCCTGGCACCACCGGGGCATCATCACCAGCAGCCTCTATGCGACGCGGCTGCTGGGCGGTTCGCTGACGGTGGCCGCGCTGGCGCTCGCCCGAGGACACTTCGCCATGCAGTTCGCCATCGCGGCCGCCCTCGCGGGGACGGTGGCGCTCATCCTCGCGGTCGCCGCGCCTGGCAAGGTCCCCAGCGAGGCCTGA
- a CDS encoding YqaA family protein, with product MPDAAILSTWGLPGLFLVAMLAGSVVPVPSEALLAALIYGGAPPMLATGVATVGNVLGALSLYLLGQWVSRGGGGALGRWYARRRASEGPRMERVEARLRTWGAPALLMSWMPIVGDAFVIAGGVVGVRPLPFVVFVTAGKGLRYLFVALSTAASL from the coding sequence ATGCCAGACGCCGCCATCCTCTCCACCTGGGGTCTTCCGGGACTCTTCCTCGTCGCGATGCTCGCGGGCTCCGTGGTGCCGGTGCCCTCGGAGGCGCTGTTGGCGGCGCTCATCTATGGCGGCGCGCCGCCGATGCTGGCCACGGGCGTGGCGACGGTGGGCAACGTGCTGGGGGCGCTGTCGCTCTACCTGCTGGGGCAGTGGGTGTCGCGGGGCGGGGGAGGCGCGCTGGGGCGGTGGTACGCGCGCCGCCGCGCCAGTGAAGGGCCCCGCATGGAGCGAGTCGAGGCACGGCTTCGCACGTGGGGGGCTCCCGCGTTGCTGATGTCGTGGATGCCCATCGTCGGGGATGCGTTCGTCATCGCCGGGGGTGTGGTGGGAGTCCGCCCGCTGCCCTTCGTCGTGTTCGTCACAGCGGGGAAGGGCTTGCGTTACCTGTTCGTCGCTCTGTCCACCGCCGCGTCGCTGTAG